From Apium graveolens cultivar Ventura chromosome 9, ASM990537v1, whole genome shotgun sequence, the proteins below share one genomic window:
- the LOC141684442 gene encoding serine/threonine-protein kinase-like protein At3g51990 — translation MGYLSCKSQSSISISNPQPKFPKIKNQENPPIKVQEFSYTDLELATNNFSPQKLLGRGSHGLVYKAILKNGVQVAVKRPSRGTTTTTQSRSKLSSSSSFTHSKHIVNEVENEIEILSQIHSPRLVNLLGFTNDSKDRLLVVEFMSNGTLYDYLHSNVRPPNWGKRIRLALQTAKALETLHCSNPPVIHRDIKSANVLIDNNVNARLGDFGLALRCHVDDIYRLRSTPPAGTMGYLDPGYVTPDNLSTKSDVFSFGILLLEIISGRKAIDVGYSPPSIVDWAIPLIRKEKLLGVFDPRIEPPRDPLVRRQLTVIAAKCVRNCRDRRPTMSEVVECLSRLSKLVPLHSWNGFGNPCLMVENVGFPVRSSPSNASLKNGEEERLDGLDAVFGRSLRHPRRVYSDMGFRNNLMDLMAGTDRLSGSQRENDGFEPKPKTKVLSFRSESGRVVGKRSNKSHANEDDRESVFDLMKIQSFRETATDMHYRVHDRIAGSSRFQG, via the coding sequence ATGGGCTATCTTTCTTGTAAAAGCCAATCATCTATATCCATTTCTAACCCACAACCCAAATTCccaaaaatcaaaaatcaagaaaaccctCCCATTAAAGTTCAAGAATTTAGTTACACCGATCTTGAATTAGCTACCAACAATTTTTCACCACAAAAGCTTCTTGGTAGAGGAAGTCATGGCTTAGTTTACAAAGCCATTCTCAAGAATGGTGTTCAAGTTGCTGTCAAAAGGCCTAGTAGAGGTACTACTACTACTACTCAATCAAGATCAAaactttcttcttcttcttctttcacACACTCAAAACACATAGTTAATGAAGTTGAGAATGAGATTGAGATTTTGTCACAAATTCATAGTCCTAGACTTGTTAATTTGTTGGGGTTTACTAATGATTCTAAAGATAGGCTTTTGGTGGTCGAGTTTATGAGTAATGGCACTCTTTATGATTATTTGCATTCCAATGTTAGGCCTCCTAATTGGGGTAAGCGAATTAGGTTGGCTTTACAAACTGCGAAAGCGTTAGAGACCCTTCATTGTTCTAATCCACCTGTTATTCATAGGGATATTAAGTCAGCTAATGTGTTGATTGATAACAATGTGAATGCTAGGTTGGGTGATTTTGGGTTGGCACTTAGGTGTCATGTTGATGATATTTATAGGTTGAGGTCTACGCCTCCAGCTGGTACTATGGGTTATCTTGATCCTGGTTATGTGACACCTGATAATTTGAGTACAAAGAGTGATGTGTTTAGTTTTGGGATTTTGTTGTTGGAGATTATTAGTGGTAGGAAGGCTATTGATGTTGGGTATTCTCCGCCTTCGATTGTGGATTGGGCTATTCCCTTGATTAGGAAGGAGAAGCTTTTGGGTGTTTTTGATCCGAGGATTGAGCCTCCTAGAGATCCTCTTGTACGGAGGCAATTGACGGTGATTGCAGCTAAGTGTGTGAGGAATTGTAGAGATAGGAGGCCTACGATGAGTGAGGTTGTTGAGTGTCTTAGTAGGTTGAGTAAATTGGTTCCTCTTCATTCTTGGAATGGTTTTGGTAATCCTTGCTTGATGGTTGAGAATGTAGGATTTCCTGTGCGGAGTAGCCCGTCAAATGCAAGCCTAAAGAATGGTGAAGAAGAAAGATTAGATGGTTTAGATGCAGTCTTTGGTAGATCATTGAGACATCCGCGGAGAGTGTACTCTGATATGGGATTTAGGAATAATTTGATGGATCTAATGGCTGGCACTGATCGGCTGTCTGGGTCTCAGCGAGAGAATGATGGATTTGAGCCTAAACCAAAGACAAAAGTTTTAAGTTTTAGAAGTGAAAGTGGAAGAGTAGTTGGGAAAAGGAGCAATAAGTCACATGCTAATGAAGATGACAGGGAGAGTGTCTTTGACCTGATGAAAATTCAGTCCTTCAGGGAGACTGCCACGGATATGCATTATCGTGTACATGACAGAATTGCTGGTTCAAGTCGGTTCCAAGGCTAG